From the genome of Alosa alosa isolate M-15738 ecotype Scorff River chromosome 18, AALO_Geno_1.1, whole genome shotgun sequence, one region includes:
- the abhd12 gene encoding lysophosphatidylserine lipase ABHD12, with the protein MRKRNNSPTQDNDSSVTKTLPDSSLKYCNKIGEGNTDSGAQYNSADPDKTMGRAFRRALAVCVGPGLITFCCLPQGRGLLWRLRRMLMWLLGFYLAIPVIIKLCPSIQAKLVFLNFVRMPYFIDLKRPHDQGLNHTHNFYLQPEEGINIGVWHTVPTHMWKEAQGKDREWYEGTLQSFHPVMLYLHGNAGTRGGDHRVQLYKVLSSLGYHVVTFDYRGWGDSEGSPSEKGMTSDAHFIYQWVKQRIGRKPLYIWGHSLGTGVATNLVRHLCERGTPPDSLILESPFTNIREEAKSHPFSMVYRYLPGFDWFFLDSITANDIRFASDENVNHISCPVLILHAEDDTVVPFHLGKKLYNIAAQSKSLSGHKVQFIPFPVSLGYRHKFIYRSPELPHILSDFLGTTHPHV; encoded by the exons ATGCGAAAGCGGAATAACTCGCCCACTCAAGATAATGACAGCTCTGTTACCAAAACATTGCCGGACAGCAGTCTGAAATACTGTAACAAGATAGGAGAGGGGAACACGGACTCTGGAGCCCAGTACAATTCTGCAGACCCGGACAAGACGATGGGGAGAGCATTCAGAAG GGCCTTGGCAGTATGCGTGGGCCCAGGCCTCATCACCTTCTGCTGCCTCCCACAGG ggaGGGGCCTTCTGTGGAGACTCAGGAGGATGTTGATGTGGTTGCTGGGCTTCTACCTGGCCATCCCGGTCATCATCAAGCTCTGCCCCTCCATTCAAGCCAAACTAGTCTTTTTAAATTTTG tgCGGATGCCCTACTTCATCGACCTGAAGCGGCCCCATGACCAGGGCCTCAACCACACGCACAACTTCTACCTGCAGCCGGAGGAGGGCATCAACATCGGCGTGTG gcACACGGTCCCCACGCACATGTGGAAGGAAGCTCAGGGAAAGGACCGCGAGTGGTATGAGGGCACGCTTCAGTCCTTCCATCCAGTCATGCTCTATCTCCACGGAAACGCTGGTACCAG GGGAGGAGACCACAGGGTGCAGCTCTATAAG GTTCTCAGTTCATTGGGCTACCATGTAGTCACATTTGATTATAGGG gTTGGGGCGATTCTGAAGGCAGTCCCTCTGAGAAGGGCATGACCTCAGATGCCCACTTCATCTACCAGTGGGTGAAGCAGAGGATCGGCAGGAAGCCGCTCTACATCTGGGGCCACTCGCTGGGCACTGG CGTGGCCACAAACCTTGTCCGACATCTGTGTGAGCGAG GAACTCCACCGGATTCTTTGATACTGGAGTCTCCGTTCACCAATATTCGAGAGGAAGCCAAAAGCCATCCTTTCTCAATG GTCTACAGATACCTACCTGGATTTGATTGGTTCTTTTTGGATTCCATAACAGCAAATGACATTCGATTTGCCAGCGATGAGAA CGTGAACCACATATCGTGCCCTGTTCTCATCCTGCATGCAGAGGACGACACAGTTGTACCCTTCCACCTTGGAAAGAAG CTGTACAACATCGCTGCCCAGTCCAAGAGTCTGAGTGGACACAAGGTCCAGTTCATCCCTTTCCCCGTCAGCCTGGGCTACCGACACAAATTCATCTACAGGAGTCCCGAGCTGCCACATATACTCAG TGACTTTCTTGGCACAACACATCCCCACGTGTAG
- the gins1 gene encoding DNA replication complex GINS protein PSF1: MFCEKAVELIRELHRMGDGQLPAFNEDGIRQVLEEMKALYEQNQSDVNEAKAEGKGELIPTIKFRHCCLLRNQRCVAAYLYDRLLRIRALRWEYGSVLPTNIRFHMCAEELEWFNQYKKSLATYMRSIGGEGGLDITQDMKPPKSLYIEVRCLKDHGEFEIDDGTVILLKKNSQHFLPRWKCEQLIRQGVLEHVIS, encoded by the exons ATGTTTTGTGAAAAGGCAGTTGAACTTATTCGAGAACTTCATCGGATGGGTGATGGACAATTACCAGCTTTTAAT GAGGATGGCATCCGACAGGTCCTCGAAGAAATGAAGGCGTTATATGAACAAAACCAAAGTGATGT AAATGAGGCGAAAGCTGAGGGCAAAGGTGAACTGATTCCTACCATCAAATTCCGTCACTGTTGCCTGTTGAGGAATCAACGCTGTGTCGCTGCATATCT GTACGATCGCTTACTTAGGATACGAGCCCTTAGGTGGGAATATGGAAGTGTCCTTCCTACAAATATTCGTTTTCACATGTGCGCAGAAGAG CTGGAATGGTTCAACCAGTACAAAAAGTCCCTTGCCACCTATATGAGATCAATTGGTGGAGAAGGTGGGCTGGACATAACACAGGACATGAAACCTCCCAAGAGCCTTTATATAGAG gttCGCTGTCTGAAAGACCATGGTGAGTTTGAAATAGATGATGGCACAGTTATCCTGCTGAAGAAAAATAGCCAG CATTTTCTCCCACGTTGGAAATGTGAGCAGCTGATTCGGCAAGGTGTCCTGGAGCATGTCATCTCTTGA